A genomic region of Palaemon carinicauda isolate YSFRI2023 chromosome 11, ASM3689809v2, whole genome shotgun sequence contains the following coding sequences:
- the Ass gene encoding argininosuccinate synthase → MSKGTVVLAYSGGLDTSCILVWLREQGYQVVAYMSDLGQDEDFDEARNKAKKLGCIEVIVDDQKQELVEDFVWPSIQGGLVYEDRYLLGTAIARPCIVRGMIKTARRYKAEYICHGATGKGNDQVRFELGCYALAPDIKVLAPWKEPQFYERFPGRNELFDYARLHDIPLPVSPKSPWSIDANMIHVSYESGILENPATFPPEGIFQMTVDPEKAPDTPQMMTINFKEGFPTSVQLTGDATLLTSPLEIFTTCNRIGAKHGVGRIDIVENRFVGLKSRGIYEAPGLTILHKAHQDLEVFCLDREVRKIKSYLSERMAEQVYNGLWYSPEFELTHKCIQESQKNVTGSVTLKIYKGNVYILGRHAPVSLYNEELVSMNVQGNYEPTDAKGFICINAVRLKEHQRVKQTMHKIQSQ, encoded by the exons ATGAGCAAAGGAACCGTAGTCTTGGCCTACTCCGGAGGCTTAGATACATCTTGTATCCTAGTATGGCTTCGGGAACAAGGATACCAAGTTGTAGCCTATATG TCCGATTTGGGTCAAGACGAAGACTTCGATGAGGCGAGGAATAAAGCTAAGAAGCTTGGCTGTATTgag GTAATTGTTGACGACCAAAAGCAGGAATTGGTAGAGGATTTTGTGTGGCCGTCAATTCAAGGAGGTCTCGTTTATGAAGATCGCTACTTGCTGGGCACTGCTATTGCCAGACCTTGCATAGTACGGGGCATGATCAAGACTGCCAGGAGATATAAAGCAg AGTATATCTGTCACGGCGCAACAGGCAAAGGTAACGATCAGGTCCGCTTCGAGTTGGGCTGTTATGCACTGGCACCGGACATCAAG GTTTTGGCTCCTTGGAAGGAACCACAATTCTACGAAAGGTTCCCAGGACGGAATGAACTCTTCGATTACGCTAGACTACATGACATTCCTCTGCCAGTTTCTCCTAAATCTCCCTGGAGTATTGATGCCAATATGATTCATGTCAG CTACGAATCAGGAATACTGGAAAATCCAGCAACTTTCCCTCCAGAAGGAATTTTCCAGATGACTGTTGATCCTGAGAAGGCCCCTGATACCCCACAGATGATGACCATCAACTTCAAAGAAG GATTTCCTACCAGCGTTCAGCTGACTGGTGATGCCACCCTCTTGACCAGTCCCCTTGAGATCTTCACAACCTGCAATCGTATCGGTGCGAAACATGGCGTGGGAAGAATCGACATTGTGGAGAACCGATTCGTAGGACTAAAG TCTCGTGGTATTTATGAAGCTCCTGGTTTGACCATCTTGCATAAAGCCCATCAGGATCTTGAGGTATTTTGCCTCGACCGTGAAGTGAGGAAAATCAAGTCTTACCTGAGTGAACGCATGGCTGAACAAGTATACAATG GTTTATGGTACAGCCCTGAGTTCGAACTGACCCACAAGTGTATTCAGGAATCCCAGAAGAATGTGACCGGGTCGGTGACTTTGAAGATCTACAAAGGAAATG TGTATATTCTTGGTAGACATGCCCCAGTGTCACTGTACAATGAAGAACTCGTATCAATGAATGTTCAGGGTAATTACGAGCCAACTGACGCTAAGGGATTCATTTGCATCAACGCCGTAAGACTCAAGGAACACCAGCGTGTGAAACAGACGATGCACAAAATACAGAGTCAGTGA